The following proteins are co-located in the Maridesulfovibrio sp. genome:
- a CDS encoding methyl-accepting chemotaxis protein yields MKFKSINSALAVLITVIVSVSVISLVVVVSSMTNSAVLKIQEQNMEVLNNKIVNEVEQFLELSKSDLADYASNAELQDAFTDESYREGIMTHLRKKMGNNSKLASLGAFGLDGKILFGLKENGQSAAGADLSSRKYVQEVLSGKNFAISEILKSKLDGRYIVVMAVPVRNGQGQLLGGFFSSVDWQEYSLAMIGDISIGDDGYAYILDKNGRMIAHKVNQEILLKDFTSHQFVKDSLASQKGKTAYEWEGRAKVQMFQVVPSTGWVVCMSAYVSDLSRAAIEERNILIAMGSVMVLLLVGVIVFTIRRLVTGPMATIRDFTSEIAHGNFKAELTGKYVCELKDLSENIDHMVAELKNKLGFSEGVLNGISIPCIVADADEKALFLNQDMLDLVGKRGNPQDYLGRTVGDIVYSESSRPTTAGKVMAENAAQRNIEAELPVEGGGISNVLVNASPLFDLDGQMLGAFIMITDMTEIKQQQRRIEENNIMISEAAANATEVSNQVSSFSEALAAQVEQSSRGAEEQSVMASEAATAMDEMNSTVFEVARNASTAAELADESQKKAGEGEQKVVQAVETIALVRVQSDQMQKDMADLGQQADGIGNIMGVISDIADQTNLLALNAAIEAARAGDAGRGFAVVADEVRKLAESTMNATSEVGEYIGRIQESAKTNIANTEKSTKAIGEVTELVNQSGDILKEIVEKISETADQVRSIATASEEQSAASEQISRSTGQINTIAGETAQAMNESAEAVSRMSELAKELDGIIARMQQ; encoded by the coding sequence ATGAAATTTAAGAGTATCAATAGCGCTCTTGCAGTCTTGATTACTGTGATAGTTTCAGTTTCGGTTATATCTTTAGTGGTGGTAGTCAGCTCCATGACAAATTCAGCAGTTCTGAAAATTCAGGAACAGAACATGGAAGTGCTGAACAATAAAATAGTCAACGAAGTGGAGCAGTTCTTGGAACTTTCCAAAAGTGACCTTGCTGACTATGCCAGCAATGCAGAGCTGCAGGATGCATTTACAGATGAAAGTTACCGGGAAGGGATAATGACACATCTTCGTAAGAAGATGGGGAACAACAGCAAGCTTGCTTCACTCGGAGCTTTTGGCCTTGATGGAAAGATTCTTTTCGGGCTTAAGGAAAATGGCCAGTCCGCAGCAGGGGCAGATCTGAGCTCCCGCAAATATGTGCAGGAAGTATTGAGTGGCAAGAATTTTGCCATTTCCGAAATTTTAAAGTCCAAGCTTGATGGTCGTTACATTGTAGTCATGGCCGTCCCGGTCCGTAATGGACAGGGACAGCTTCTGGGTGGTTTCTTCTCTTCAGTGGACTGGCAGGAATATTCATTGGCCATGATCGGTGATATTTCCATTGGGGATGATGGTTATGCCTATATCCTGGATAAAAACGGGCGCATGATCGCGCACAAGGTTAATCAGGAAATTCTCCTTAAAGATTTTACCAGCCATCAGTTTGTAAAGGACAGCCTTGCCTCACAAAAGGGAAAGACCGCATATGAATGGGAAGGCCGGGCTAAGGTCCAGATGTTTCAGGTTGTGCCTTCCACTGGCTGGGTGGTCTGCATGTCCGCCTATGTTTCCGACTTGAGTCGGGCCGCAATTGAGGAACGTAACATTCTCATTGCGATGGGTTCTGTGATGGTCCTGCTTCTTGTCGGCGTTATTGTTTTTACTATTCGCAGGTTGGTTACCGGACCCATGGCTACTATCCGCGATTTCACCAGCGAAATTGCACATGGAAATTTCAAGGCTGAATTGACCGGTAAATATGTATGCGAACTTAAGGATCTTTCCGAGAATATTGACCACATGGTCGCGGAATTGAAAAACAAGCTCGGATTTTCCGAAGGTGTACTGAATGGTATTTCCATTCCATGTATTGTGGCTGATGCAGACGAAAAAGCTCTTTTTCTGAATCAGGATATGCTTGATCTGGTGGGCAAGCGCGGCAATCCTCAGGATTACTTAGGCCGTACTGTCGGGGATATTGTGTATAGTGAGTCCAGCAGGCCCACAACTGCCGGTAAGGTAATGGCTGAAAATGCTGCTCAGAGGAATATTGAAGCAGAACTCCCTGTAGAAGGTGGCGGAATCAGTAATGTGCTGGTGAATGCTTCACCTCTTTTTGATTTGGATGGGCAGATGCTTGGCGCCTTTATTATGATTACCGATATGACTGAGATTAAGCAGCAGCAGAGGCGTATCGAAGAAAACAACATTATGATTTCAGAGGCTGCGGCTAATGCGACTGAAGTCTCCAATCAGGTGTCCAGTTTTTCTGAAGCCCTTGCTGCACAGGTTGAGCAGTCGAGCCGCGGTGCAGAGGAACAGTCGGTTATGGCCAGCGAGGCCGCAACTGCTATGGATGAGATGAATTCCACTGTTTTTGAGGTTGCGCGTAACGCTTCTACTGCCGCCGAACTTGCAGATGAGTCTCAGAAGAAGGCTGGTGAAGGTGAGCAGAAAGTTGTACAGGCTGTTGAGACTATTGCACTGGTTCGTGTCCAGTCCGATCAGATGCAGAAGGATATGGCGGATCTTGGACAGCAGGCTGACGGTATCGGTAATATTATGGGTGTGATCAGTGATATTGCTGACCAGACCAACCTGCTGGCGCTCAATGCCGCTATTGAAGCTGCCCGCGCCGGGGATGCCGGACGCGGTTTTGCCGTTGTTGCCGATGAAGTTCGCAAGCTTGCAGAGAGCACTATGAATGCCACCAGTGAGGTAGGCGAATATATAGGCCGCATTCAGGAAAGTGCGAAAACAAATATTGCCAATACCGAGAAGTCAACCAAGGCTATCGGCGAAGTTACCGAATTGGTTAACCAGTCCGGTGATATCCTGAAGGAGATTGTTGAGAAAATTTCCGAGACCGCTGATCAGGTTCGTTCCATTGCAACTGCTTCGGAAGAGCAGTCTGCAGCGAGTGAGCAGATCAGCCGTTCTACCGGACAGATCAACACTATCGCCGGAGAAACTGCGCAGGCCATGAATGAGTCAGCGGAAGCTGTCAGTCGGATGTCTGAGCTGGCAAAAGAACTGGACGGAATCATCGCCCGCATGCAGCAGTAA